From Caldisericum sp.:
ACTTGAACAATGGCATCGAGAGGCGTTTCTTGTTTAATGTCTCCGTGATGTGACTGTACTGCATGAATAACGATTTCGTTTTCTCCAAACTTCCTTAAAAGTTCTCCCCCGGTAAGAGCATGAGGACCTTCATATTCCTGGGATATTACTTTCCCAATATCGTGTAAGAATCCTGCCCTCTTTGCAAGAATAACATTCTCTCCTATCTCTTCAGCAATAATACCTGCAATGGTTGCAACTTCAAGCGAGTGTTTAAGAAGGTTCTGTCCATAGCTTGTTCTGTACTTCATTTCCCCAATAATCTTTTTTAGTTCATTTGGAAAACCGTATAGAGAAATGCTCATAAGAGCATCTTCCGCGTCTTTTATAAGGCTTTCTTCAAATTGGGCTTCCGCTTCACTTACAAACTCCTCAATCCTTGCAGGATGAATTCTGCCATCAATAATTAATTTTTCAAGAGCTCTTCGTGCAATTTCCCTCCTTATAGGGTCAAAACAAGAAAGTGTTACTGCTTCAGGTGTATCATCTATAAGCAGATCTACACCAGTAAGTGTTTCAAAGGTTCTAATATTTCTTCCTTCACGCCCTATAATTCTTCCTTTTAGCTCATCTGAAGGGAGTGGAACAACAGAAACTGTCGTCTCAGCAACATAATCAATTGCGCAACTCTCCATTGCTTGTGAAAGTATAACCTTTGCCTTATCTTTTGCTACTGCTTTAATTTCTTCTTCGGCTTCCGCAATTTTCTTTGCTATGTCTTTCTTTAAGCTTTCCTCAACTTCTTTTAAAATCAACTGCCTTGCTTCTTCTCTTGTAAGAGATGCAATCTTGAACAGCTCTGTTTCTATGCTTTTCTCCTTTTCTTCTATCTGTTTCCCTAAAATCTGTAAATCCTCTTCTTTTTTGAGGAGATCTTTTTCCTTTTTATCTAAAAATTGAGCACGTCTATCAACAATTTCCTCTTTCTTAAGAAGCCTGTTCTCTATTTCCTGGAGTTCTCTTTGCCTTTCCTTGTACTTGTTTTCTAATTCCTGAATTTTTCTGTCTAACTCCTCTTTCGAGTGAATACGGATCTCTCTTCTCTCAACTTCAAGTTTATTTTCTATTTCTTCCTGTTTTTTCTTTAGGTATTCCTCTATTGAACCTATTTTCGATTTGTAGATATAACCTTGAACTATCCAACCAATTAGTGCGCCAATAGTAAACATAAGTATTGTAACTAACACATACAAAAAATAAGGTACTGACATCATCCTCACCTCCTAATTTTATTTTTCGGCGAGGACTTCCTGAACGATACGAGGCCTGAACCCTTTTTGAACTAAATAAGTATATAACTTTTCTTTTGGTTTTTTATCTAAAAACATTTTGGCATTTTCTTTTTCTAAGTCGTATGTATACATTTTGTTTAAAAGCACTCCAAAATCTTTTAAACCCCGCTTTTCAAGTTCCATTTTTATACGTAAAAATCCGTATTTTTTCTTTATATACCTATCTATCAGCCTCTCAGCATATCGTTCATCAGAAAGAAGTCCTCTTTCCTTTAGTTTTTCAATTACTTCTTCAATACCACTATCAAAATACTGTAAAAGTTTTTCTCTTAATTCAAACTCAGAATAATCTTTTCTTGAAAGAAGATTCAATGCATAATTTAAAATACTATTGGGCTTCTTCTTTTTTTGCAAAGAGTTTTTCATCTAATTCTTTCTTTATTTTGTTAAGAAGTTCCTCGTTGCTCTGGAGTAATTTTATAGCATTGTCTCTACCCTGCCCAAGTTTGATGTCTCCGTAAGAGAAGAAGGAACCGCTTTTCTTTATTATACCGTTTTCAACGGCAACATCGAATAAGTCACCAAACCTTGAAATACCTTCACCAAATATTAGATCTACTACGGCTTCCCTGTAAGGAGGTGCTACTTTGTTCTTAACAACTTTTATCCTTATTCTGTTCCCTTTATCGCCACCATCCCCAGAAATAGATTCTACACGTCTTACATCAAGCCTGACTGAAGCGTAGAATTTAAGTGCACGACCACCAGGAGTTACCTCTGGATTTCCAAAAACAACACCAATTTTTTCTCTCAACTGATTTATAAAAATCATACATGTCTTTGATTTATTAATAGTGCCTGCAAGTTTTCGTAGTGCCTGGGACATTAAACGTGCCTGAACTCCCATAAACGAGTCACCCATATCGCCTTCCAACTCAGCCTTTGGAACAAGTGCAGCTACTGAATCAAGCACAACAATATCCACTGCGCCGGACCTAACAAAGATATCAATTATGTCAAGCGCTTGTTCTGCATAGTCAGGCTGTGATACGATAAGGTCATCGGTATTTACTCCAAGACTTTTCGCATACTCTGGTGAGAAAGCATGTTCTACATCAACAAACAATGCTTTTCCACCCATTCTTTGGGCATTTGCAATTGCCTCAAGAGCAAGTGTAGTTTTTCCACTTCCCTCAGGTCCAAATATTTCAATTATACGTCCCCTTGGAAAGCCTCCAACACCTAAGGCAAGGTCAAGTGAATAAATTCCAGTAGGTATTACTTCTATGGTTAAACTTGCCTTTTTATCGCCAAGTCTCATTACAGACCCTTTTCCATATTCCTTTTCGACTTGCATCATCGCAAGTTTTAAGGCTTGTTCTTTGTCATTTTCATTATTTGCCATAATCATCAACCTCTCTTTTTTATTTATTATACAAATTAATCTTTAAAATTAAAAGTTTTAACTTCATTATATATTGGACCGTTTTTTGTCAAGACACTTTCAAATACTGTAATTCCAAAGGCGCCTACACTGAACGAAAAATCTTCAAACTTAAACTCGCTAAGATTCAAATAATTTGTTCTACATCTTCCGAAAGTTATGTGAGGTACATAAGATTCTTCACGCTTAAAGTGATACTTTTCAAAACTTTTATCAAGTTCTCTCATAATGTTTTCAATGTTTCTGTTTACATCGTTTATAGCAAAAAACAAGACTCTTGCAAACTCTTTTTTGGGAAATCCAGAAATCCCCTGAATCTCGAAATTAAAGGTCTTGAATAAACTCGAAATCTCATCGCTAATCCTAAAAATGTCTTCAAGAAAAGGTTCCTCTACCTCACCTAAAAATTTAACCGTAACATGAAGATTGTCTTTTTCAACCCATTTTATATCTCCATGAATCTTTGTTTTTAAATTTGATACAATTTTAAAAAGTTCATCTTCGTATGGTGTTGTCTTCAAGGCGATAAAAATTCTCATTTTATTACCTCCACAAGCCACTCATATTCGCTTACCTCTAAAACCTTTCCCCTATATATTTCTCCCTCACTTAATTTTCTTTTAACAAGAACAATATTATCAATATCCGGTGCATCGTAAATAGTTCTACCAACTGAAAGCCTTGAACGCACATCATAATAATCAACTATAAATTCTACTGTTTTTCCTAAAAACGATTTACTTCTTTTAATTGCAAGTTCATCTTTTAATTTATTGAGTTTCTCAAACCTTTCATTTTTTATCTCCTCTGGAACCTGTTCCATTTTATAACTATCAGTCCCTGGTTCGTTACTGTACTTAAAGATTCCAATGTGATCTATTTCATACTTTTCTACAAACTCTACAAGTTCTTTAAAATCGTCGTTAGTTTCAGTTGGAAAACCAACTATAACTGATGTTCTAAAAGCTAAACCGGACTCTTTTATTTTAGAAACAATTTCTTCTAACTGTTTTTTATCGTATGCTCTGTGCATTGTTTTAAGCATTTTAGAAGAAGCATGTTGTATGGGCATATCGATATAAGGAACAACCTTTGACGAGTTCTTTATATAATCTATAACCTTACGCATATAAGGTATAGGATATGTATAAAGAAGCCTTATCCATTTTAAACTTTCTATTTTCTCTAATTCTTTTAAAAGTTCAATTAATTTTACTTCGCCATAAATATCAATTCCATACTGAGTTATATCTTGTGCAATAATAATTAGTTCTTTTGCTCCGTTTTTTGATAAGGATGATGCTTCACTAACAAGAAATTCAATATCAAAACTATGTGTATCTCCCTTAATCTTTGGAATTAAACAAAAAGCGCATCTATGCGAACAACCGTCTGCAATTTTTAGATAACTATAATGCGGAAGTGTAACCTGCAGTCGCGGTAAATCCGCGTACTCAGGTTTTTTATCAACATAAACGCCGCCATTTTCCAAAGCATTTAAAACATCTTTGAGATTATTTGTTCCTACAAATCCATCAACAAGAGGAAATTTTTCCTGTAAGTGTTTTACATCAAGCGACGGGTAACAACCCATGACTAATATTTTTTCAACTTTGCCTTTCTTTTTCTTTTCAACAAATTCATTTATTACCTCTTCTGCTTCTTTTCTTGAATCTTCAAGAAATGCGCATGTATTTATTAAAACAATACGAGCATCATCCGGGTTAAAAGTTATTGAATATTTATGAGATATTGAGCCTAAGGCTCTTTCAGAGTCAACAAGGTTTTTTGGACATCCTAAACTTATTATAGAAACTTTTTTCACGGAGTATTAATCTTTTCTGCCCCTTTTTCAGTATACTTGTATTCAGCAACTGTATCAGTCGTGCTTGCTAAACCAAGGTCCTTACCATTCAGATCAACTTTTACAACCTTCGCATTTCCAAAGCGTATCTGTATGTATTGATTCGCATGGAGTTCAAGGGTCTCTCCTTTATTTATAAATCTTTGGGAGTATTTACCGTCAATTGTTATGCCAAGCCAACATCTTCCATCACTTTTAAGAATAAGATTAATTGGATACTGAGGTTTTGGCTCTTCAGAAGGCTTTGTATTAATGGGTTGCGTTTCCGGGTTTTGGGGCCCTTCCGAAGGATTTTGAGACGAAGGATTTTGAGTTTGAGTTCCTCCTGAGCTAATCTCCTGGTTATTTGGATTTGCAGGAGTAACGGGCTTATTGAAAATACTACTTCTTGTAACACCACATATAATAGCTGAAATTATTAGCAAAACAAAAATCAAAATAGTGAGTCTTTTGTAATTCTTCCTTGGCTTTAAAATTTCTTCCTTCCCTTTAAAAAGTTCTCTATATTCATTAATTAAAGGCGCAGGGTCAATTCCCAACGCCTCCGCATATTTTCTAACATACGACAACATATAGCCATCAAATTCTGAGCCAAAATCATCGTTTTCGATTTTCTCAAGATAATACACCCTTACAAGTGTCTCCTTGGAGACATCTTCAAGAGTTAAATGCTTTTTTTCACGTTCTTCTTTAAGTACTTTCCCTATGCTCATTTTCTAAAGCAATACTCAATGCCTCCTCAACATTCTCTATAAAGTGGAATTTTATATTATTCCTAACTCTTTCTGGTATATCTTCAACATCTATTTCATTTGCCTTTGGGAGAATTATAGTTCTAATATTTGCCCTATAAGCACCAAGTACTTTTTCTTTTATTCCACCTACAGGCAACACTCTTCCTCTCAAAGTAATTTCACCAGTCATAGCAACATCCTTATTAACAGGAACTCCTTTTAAAACAGAGACAAGCGCAACAAACATTGTAATACCAGCAGAAGGTCCCTCTTTCGGGACTGCTCCTTCTGGAACATGGATATGTATATCATACTTGTCGTAAAAATCTGGTTGAACACCAAGTCTTTCAGCATTTGCCCTTATATAACTCAGCGCTGCTTGTGCTGATTCTTTCATCACTTCTCCAAGTTGCCCTGTAAGGATAAGGTTTCCCTTTCCTGCCATCTTTGTTGCTTCTATATAAACGATATCACCGCCAGCAAGAGTCACAACCATTCCACAGGCAACCCCAACGAGACTCTTTTTCTCCTGGGCTTCTCTTGAAAATTCCGGCTTACCGAGATATTTTCTTAAGTTCTCCTCAGTAATTCGCCTTCTAATTTTTCCTTTCTCTGCTTTTTCCTTTGCAACTTTCCTTATAATTTTTGTGATAGACCTTTCGAGATTTCTTAATCCAGCTTCCCTTGTGTAATCGTTAATAATCTTAAGAATCGCTTTATCGCTTATAATTAGATCATCCTTTTCGAGGCCGTGTGCTTCAAGTTGTTTTGGAATTATAAATTTCTTTGCTATCTCAAGTTTCTCTTCATCTATATACCCCGGTAAAGCAAGGACTTCCATCCTATCTAAAAGTGCTGGAGGTATTGTGTCAACAACGTTAGCAGTTGTTATGAAAAGAACTTCTGAAAGGTCGAAGGGCAACTCTATATAGTGATCAGAAAATGCATTGTTTTGCTCAGGATCAAGTGCTTCAAGCAAAGCTGCTGTTGGGTCTCCTCTAAAATCAGCACCAACTTTGTCAATTTCGTCCAGGAGAAATACGGGGTTTTTTACCCCCGCCTGCTTTATTCCTTGAATAATCCTCCCTGGCATTGCACCTACATATGTTCTTCGATGACCTCTAATTTCAGCTTCATCTCTTATTCCTCCAAGGGAAACCCTTACAAATTTTCTACCCAGCGCCTCTGCTATCGATTTACCAAGAGAAGTTTTTCCAACACCTGGAGGACCGACAAAACACAAAATCGGGCCTTTTACATCGCTTTTGAGTTTCTTAACCGCAATTAATTCAAGTATCCTCTCTTTTACATCTTTAAGGTCGTAATGATTCTTATCAAGAATCTCCTGCGCCTTTTTTATATCAATGGTATCAGTTGTTGATTTATCCCATGGCAACGATAAAAGCCAGTCAATGTAATTTTGAATTACACCACTTTCAGGGCTCATTGGAGGGATTTTCTTTAATTTTTCAAGTTCTTCATTTATTTTCTCAACAACATATTTGGGCAACTTTCGCCCTTTCATCTTGTTTTTAATTTCAGAAATTACTCCAGCTCCTTCTCCCTCTTCACCAAGTTCTCTTTCGATTTCTTTCAATTTTTCTCGCAAGAAGTATTCTTTTTGACTTTTTTCTATTCTATTTCGTACTTCATCATCAATTTTCCGTGAAATTTCAAGGATTGTATTTTCTCTTTCTAAGATTTCATGCAAGTATTTAAGTTGCTCTTTAACATTGGTCATCTCAAGAAGTTTTTGCTTTTCCTCTACAGAGATAAACAGGTTAGATACAACAAGCATAATAAGCCTTTCGGGAGAGTCAATATTTGTAAGATTAAGTATCGCATCCTGGGGAACCTTTTTATTCAGCTCTGAATAAAGGGCAAATTTATCGGATACGAGCCTCATAAGCGCTTCTGTTTCTGTGGATGGCTCGTATAAACTCTCTAATGGTTCAACATGTACATGCCAAATTGTAGGAGATACATCAAATTGAGTAATTTTAACCCTTTCTATGCCTTCAACAATTATTCTATAAGTTCCATCTGGAAGCCTTAAAACTTGAATTATTTCGCAACCAACACCAACATTATAAACATCTTTTGGCTCTGGTTCTTCAATCAAACCATTTTTCTGCGTTGAAACAACTATAAGTTTATCTGTAGAAAGTGCTTCTTCTATTGCATTTATAGATTTAGGTCGTCCAACAATAAGAGGAACAACCATACCAGGAAATATTACTATTCCTCTAAGGGGAAAATAAGGCGCATAATTTTTTTCCCATTTCCTTTCGTTCATAATTTAACCTCCATTTTAAGCTGCATCCTTCAAGGTAACTCTCTCGTTTTTGGAGTTTAATAAAATGGGTTCTATCCCATCTTCAAGGAACTCTCTTGTAATAATACACCTCTTTACATGCTTGTTTTGAGGTATCTTATACATCAACTCTATCATTGATTGCTCCATAACAGAACGCAAACCTCTTGCCCCCATATTCAATTCCAGGGCTCTATCTGCAATATATTCGAGAGCCTCGTGCTCAAACTCAAGAGAGACACCATCAATTTCAAACATTTTTTGATATTGTTTCACAATGGCATTTTTAGGTTCAACCAAAATTTTAATAAGCTCTTCACGAGTAAGTTTGTTAAGTCGTGCAATAACAGGGAACCTACCCACAAACTCGGGAATCATACCAAATTTAATCAAGTCTTGCGGTAGAATCCTAACATTTGAATCAGTTTCTACATCAGTTCCAAAACCAATTCTCCTCTTTTTTACTCTCTCCTCAATGATTTTTTCAATACCCTCAAAAGTTCCACCACCAATGAATAGAATATCTTTTGTGTTAACTTTTATAAATTCCTGGAGAGGATGCTTCCTGCCACCCTGCGGAGGAACATTTGCAACAGTGCCTTCAAGTATTTTGAGTAGTCCCTGCTGAACACCTTCTCCTGATACATCCCTTGTAATTGAAGGATTTTCTCCTTTTCGTGCGATTTTATCAATTTCATCAATATAAGCAATTCCTTTTTCTGCTTTTGAAACATCAAAATCAGACGCAATAAGAAGCCTTTGTATTATGCTTTCGACATCTTCCCCAACATACCCTGCTTCGGTTATACTCGTTGCATCAGAAATAGCAAGAGGGACATCAAGAATCTTAGAAAGAACTTTTGCAATAAATGTCTTACCGGAGCCTGTAGGTCCTATAAGCAAAATATTACTCTTTTCAATTTCGACAACATCTCTCTCCTGGTAAATTCTCTTGTAGTGGTTATATGCAGCAACTGATATTACGAGTTTTGCCTCTTCTTGTCCAATAATATATTCATCAAGAAATGCTTTAATCTCACTTGGCAAGGGTATATCTTTCTTGGGTTGCCTCTTTTTACCATCATGCATCAAAAGGTTATAAGCCTTAACAACACACTCATTACAAATATATACGCCGTCGGGACCTGTAATTAATTTGTCTACCTCGCTATAAGATTTTCCACAAAACGAACATCTTGGTTCTTCCATCTATATTCCTTTTACCTATGGTTCTCTTATTGAAATAATCTGGTCAATAATGCCATATTCCTTTGCTTCCTCGGGGGACATAAAATAGTCCCTTTCAGTATCTTTCTGTATTTTCTCAACAGGTTGCCCTGTATGTTTCGAGAGTATCTCGTTTATCATTTTCTTTATTCTAATAAGTTCTTTTGCCTGTATTTCTATATCAGTTGCCTGTCCTTGTGCACCACCCCAAGGCTGGTGGATAAGAATTCTTGAATGAGGTAAGGCAAACCTTTTTCCTTTTCTTCCTGCAGCAAGTATCACCGCAGCAAGAGATGCAGCCTGCCCAAGGCAAATTGTTGCGACTGGTGCCTTTATATACTGCATGGTGTCGTATATAGCCATACCGGGTATTACTTCACCACCGGGGCTATTTATGTATAAGTAAATGTCTTGAGTAGAATCAAGAGATTCAAGATAAAGCAACTCAGCAACAATTAAGTTAGCCTGGTAAGTTTCAATCTCATCAGTTAAAAATATGATCCTATCCTTTAAAAGCCTTGAATAAATATCAAAACTAACTTCTCCTCTTCCTGTTGTTTCTACAACGCTTGGTATAATTGGCAAATTACTCACCTCCAAACAATATTATAGTATTTTCTTTCAATATTGAAATAGCTTTATTTCTCAAAATTTGATTTCTAATATATCGCTCAATTTCCTCGTTCATTTTCATAGCACCTTTTTCGATGTGCTCGTCTTGAAGGATCCTATCAAATTCGTCCTCTATTTCCTCCTTCGTTGCCGTAAGACCTTTCTTTTTCACAATTTCCCTTATAATTAGAGTCTCCTTTAACTCTTGAATAATATCCTTCTTTATTTCATCTTTAAAAGATTCAACTGACTTTCCCTCTTTCTCAAGAAGACTTTCAAGTTTTAGACCATGTTTAAGATATTCTGTTTCATATTCTTTATAGCGTGCTTCCGTTTCTTCCTCGATATAGTTCTTAGGAAGTTCAACATCTAAGGAATTAGCAATGTCGTGTAGGGCTTCTCTTCCCTTGTTTTCCTCGAGTTGCAATTTTTTGTTCTCGTAGATTTCGTTTCTAATTTTATTCTTTAAATCTTCAAGCGATTCAGAACCAATTTCTTTTGCAAAAGCATCATTAATCTCTGGTATTTTCTTTGTCTTTATAGAAACTATTCTGAACTTAAT
This genomic window contains:
- the rny gene encoding ribonuclease Y gives rise to the protein MSVPYFLYVLVTILMFTIGALIGWIVQGYIYKSKIGSIEEYLKKKQEEIENKLEVERREIRIHSKEELDRKIQELENKYKERQRELQEIENRLLKKEEIVDRRAQFLDKKEKDLLKKEEDLQILGKQIEEKEKSIETELFKIASLTREEARQLILKEVEESLKKDIAKKIAEAEEEIKAVAKDKAKVILSQAMESCAIDYVAETTVSVVPLPSDELKGRIIGREGRNIRTFETLTGVDLLIDDTPEAVTLSCFDPIRREIARRALEKLIIDGRIHPARIEEFVSEAEAQFEESLIKDAEDALMSISLYGFPNELKKIIGEMKYRTSYGQNLLKHSLEVATIAGIIAEEIGENVILAKRAGFLHDIGKVISQEYEGPHALTGGELLRKFGENEIVIHAVQSHHGDIKQETPLDAIVQVADTLSATRPGARREDLENYIKRMEELERIASSVPGVKKAFVVQAGREVRILVNPEEVSEETSQKIARDVAKIIEESLVYPGIIKVTVVRETRYIEYAK
- a CDS encoding regulatory protein RecX — encoded protein: MKNSLQKKKKPNSILNYALNLLSRKDYSEFELREKLLQYFDSGIEEVIEKLKERGLLSDERYAERLIDRYIKKKYGFLRIKMELEKRGLKDFGVLLNKMYTYDLEKENAKMFLDKKPKEKLYTYLVQKGFRPRIVQEVLAEK
- the recA gene encoding recombinase RecA; its protein translation is MANNENDKEQALKLAMMQVEKEYGKGSVMRLGDKKASLTIEVIPTGIYSLDLALGVGGFPRGRIIEIFGPEGSGKTTLALEAIANAQRMGGKALFVDVEHAFSPEYAKSLGVNTDDLIVSQPDYAEQALDIIDIFVRSGAVDIVVLDSVAALVPKAELEGDMGDSFMGVQARLMSQALRKLAGTINKSKTCMIFINQLREKIGVVFGNPEVTPGGRALKFYASVRLDVRRVESISGDGGDKGNRIRIKVVKNKVAPPYREAVVDLIFGEGISRFGDLFDVAVENGIIKKSGSFFSYGDIKLGQGRDNAIKLLQSNEELLNKIKKELDEKLFAKKEEAQ
- the thpR gene encoding RNA 2',3'-cyclic phosphodiesterase gives rise to the protein MRIFIALKTTPYEDELFKIVSNLKTKIHGDIKWVEKDNLHVTVKFLGEVEEPFLEDIFRISDEISSLFKTFNFEIQGISGFPKKEFARVLFFAINDVNRNIENIMRELDKSFEKYHFKREESYVPHITFGRCRTNYLNLSEFKFEDFSFSVGAFGITVFESVLTKNGPIYNEVKTFNFKD
- the rimO gene encoding 30S ribosomal protein S12 methylthiotransferase RimO, which gives rise to MKKVSIISLGCPKNLVDSERALGSISHKYSITFNPDDARIVLINTCAFLEDSRKEAEEVINEFVEKKKKGKVEKILVMGCYPSLDVKHLQEKFPLVDGFVGTNNLKDVLNALENGGVYVDKKPEYADLPRLQVTLPHYSYLKIADGCSHRCAFCLIPKIKGDTHSFDIEFLVSEASSLSKNGAKELIIIAQDITQYGIDIYGEVKLIELLKELEKIESLKWIRLLYTYPIPYMRKVIDYIKNSSKVVPYIDMPIQHASSKMLKTMHRAYDKKQLEEIVSKIKESGLAFRTSVIVGFPTETNDDFKELVEFVEKYEIDHIGIFKYSNEPGTDSYKMEQVPEEIKNERFEKLNKLKDELAIKRSKSFLGKTVEFIVDYYDVRSRLSVGRTIYDAPDIDNIVLVKRKLSEGEIYRGKVLEVSEYEWLVEVIK
- a CDS encoding helix-turn-helix domain-containing protein, which translates into the protein MSIGKVLKEEREKKHLTLEDVSKETLVRVYYLEKIENDDFGSEFDGYMLSYVRKYAEALGIDPAPLINEYRELFKGKEEILKPRKNYKRLTILIFVLLIISAIICGVTRSSIFNKPVTPANPNNQEISSGGTQTQNPSSQNPSEGPQNPETQPINTKPSEEPKPQYPINLILKSDGRCWLGITIDGKYSQRFINKGETLELHANQYIQIRFGNAKVVKVDLNGKDLGLASTTDTVAEYKYTEKGAEKINTP
- the lon gene encoding endopeptidase La, with translation MNERKWEKNYAPYFPLRGIVIFPGMVVPLIVGRPKSINAIEEALSTDKLIVVSTQKNGLIEEPEPKDVYNVGVGCEIIQVLRLPDGTYRIIVEGIERVKITQFDVSPTIWHVHVEPLESLYEPSTETEALMRLVSDKFALYSELNKKVPQDAILNLTNIDSPERLIMLVVSNLFISVEEKQKLLEMTNVKEQLKYLHEILERENTILEISRKIDDEVRNRIEKSQKEYFLREKLKEIERELGEEGEGAGVISEIKNKMKGRKLPKYVVEKINEELEKLKKIPPMSPESGVIQNYIDWLLSLPWDKSTTDTIDIKKAQEILDKNHYDLKDVKERILELIAVKKLKSDVKGPILCFVGPPGVGKTSLGKSIAEALGRKFVRVSLGGIRDEAEIRGHRRTYVGAMPGRIIQGIKQAGVKNPVFLLDEIDKVGADFRGDPTAALLEALDPEQNNAFSDHYIELPFDLSEVLFITTANVVDTIPPALLDRMEVLALPGYIDEEKLEIAKKFIIPKQLEAHGLEKDDLIISDKAILKIINDYTREAGLRNLERSITKIIRKVAKEKAEKGKIRRRITEENLRKYLGKPEFSREAQEKKSLVGVACGMVVTLAGGDIVYIEATKMAGKGNLILTGQLGEVMKESAQAALSYIRANAERLGVQPDFYDKYDIHIHVPEGAVPKEGPSAGITMFVALVSVLKGVPVNKDVAMTGEITLRGRVLPVGGIKEKVLGAYRANIRTIILPKANEIDVEDIPERVRNNIKFHFIENVEEALSIALENEHREST
- the clpX gene encoding ATP-dependent Clp protease ATP-binding subunit ClpX, with amino-acid sequence MEEPRCSFCGKSYSEVDKLITGPDGVYICNECVVKAYNLLMHDGKKRQPKKDIPLPSEIKAFLDEYIIGQEEAKLVISVAAYNHYKRIYQERDVVEIEKSNILLIGPTGSGKTFIAKVLSKILDVPLAISDATSITEAGYVGEDVESIIQRLLIASDFDVSKAEKGIAYIDEIDKIARKGENPSITRDVSGEGVQQGLLKILEGTVANVPPQGGRKHPLQEFIKVNTKDILFIGGGTFEGIEKIIEERVKKRRIGFGTDVETDSNVRILPQDLIKFGMIPEFVGRFPVIARLNKLTREELIKILVEPKNAIVKQYQKMFEIDGVSLEFEHEALEYIADRALELNMGARGLRSVMEQSMIELMYKIPQNKHVKRCIITREFLEDGIEPILLNSKNERVTLKDAA
- the clpP gene encoding ATP-dependent Clp endopeptidase proteolytic subunit ClpP; its protein translation is MPIIPSVVETTGRGEVSFDIYSRLLKDRIIFLTDEIETYQANLIVAELLYLESLDSTQDIYLYINSPGGEVIPGMAIYDTMQYIKAPVATICLGQAASLAAVILAAGRKGKRFALPHSRILIHQPWGGAQGQATDIEIQAKELIRIKKMINEILSKHTGQPVEKIQKDTERDYFMSPEEAKEYGIIDQIISIREP